A genomic window from Natronorubrum aibiense includes:
- a CDS encoding TrmB family transcriptional regulator produces MDHETLRQALENADLTAYEAETYLALINYGRLPAVDVAKKSDVPKSQVYDTLRSLESKGFVNTIDQDRLHAEPADPVDILTHLRERGELFTDAAEELEDRWEQPDLNDHRVGVVKHADTVLEHVRTQIRETDIAVEIALTADQFESLRAALYSAAERGVIVHIAIYYESGLTERSNAWDLSKPNLEVRIVKIPGPFIAVLDRSRTYFAPNSRSTESYGILINDNILSFINHWYYQTCLWYSWEPLEPSQELPKSYISLKEFIRDISSLHHDGGTIAVTISGIDVAADEFRTVTGTVTDIYYPDVIADDSPSLEQLSTYAVVRIDTGDEILTVGGWGAVFEDIEAQKITVEAISLDGVGQS; encoded by the coding sequence ATGGACCACGAGACGCTCAGACAGGCGTTAGAAAACGCCGATCTCACCGCCTACGAGGCCGAAACGTATCTAGCGCTGATCAACTACGGTCGCCTCCCGGCTGTTGATGTCGCAAAGAAGTCCGACGTCCCGAAGTCACAGGTGTACGATACGCTCCGGTCACTGGAGTCGAAAGGGTTCGTCAACACGATCGATCAGGATCGATTACATGCAGAGCCTGCAGATCCCGTCGACATCCTTACTCACTTGCGCGAACGGGGCGAACTGTTTACTGATGCTGCCGAGGAACTCGAAGACCGCTGGGAGCAACCGGATCTCAACGACCACCGGGTGGGCGTGGTCAAGCACGCTGATACGGTCCTTGAACACGTTCGAACGCAGATTCGAGAAACCGACATTGCCGTTGAAATCGCGCTGACTGCCGATCAGTTCGAATCGCTACGGGCAGCCCTCTACTCGGCTGCTGAACGGGGTGTTATCGTCCATATCGCCATCTATTATGAATCCGGTCTGACCGAGCGAAGTAACGCGTGGGACCTTTCAAAGCCAAACCTCGAAGTGCGAATCGTCAAGATTCCCGGCCCGTTCATCGCCGTGCTCGACCGGAGTCGAACGTATTTCGCGCCGAACTCGCGGTCCACAGAGAGCTACGGTATCCTGATCAATGACAATATCCTCTCGTTTATCAACCACTGGTACTATCAAACCTGCCTCTGGTACTCGTGGGAACCGTTGGAACCAAGTCAGGAACTCCCGAAGTCGTATATTAGCCTCAAGGAATTTATCAGAGACATCTCCTCGCTGCACCACGACGGTGGGACTATCGCTGTAACCATCTCAGGCATCGACGTGGCGGCCGATGAGTTCCGAACAGTCACGGGGACAGTCACGGACATCTACTATCCTGACGTAATCGCTGACGACTCACCATCGCTCGAACAGCTCTCGACCTACGCGGTGGTGAGGATCGATACTGGCGACGAGATACTCACTGTCGGTGGCTGGGGAGCAGTGTTCGAGGATATCGAAGCACAGAAAATCACGGTAGAGGCGATCTCGCTCGACGGCGTCGGTCAGTCGTAG
- a CDS encoding IclR family transcriptional regulator, with translation MTDESQLLTTTDTSLTVIETIQELDGATPAELAATTELSKSTVYKHLYTLSQHGYVISDGNEYRLGTRFYHIGMYVRNRSKVYELAGKYVIELAEQSNEESDFGIEENGRIVTLFDSVGSSAKPSSRLNNYEYMHTTAIGKAILARLPESRVNEIVDRWGLPELTEETITSRSELKAELDRIRERGYAINDQESIPGKRVAGVIAKDPDGNIIGGFTISGPAYRIEDTDLHQEFPDILQRVVPDFERELVSQGLL, from the coding sequence ATGACAGATGAAAGCCAGCTGTTGACGACGACGGACACATCGTTGACGGTAATCGAAACGATTCAGGAACTTGACGGGGCGACGCCTGCAGAACTCGCAGCGACGACAGAACTGTCCAAGAGCACCGTCTACAAACATCTCTATACACTTTCACAACACGGCTACGTTATCTCCGACGGCAATGAATACCGACTCGGGACGCGATTCTATCACATTGGAATGTATGTTCGGAACCGCAGCAAGGTGTACGAGCTGGCGGGAAAGTACGTTATCGAACTCGCTGAACAGTCAAACGAGGAATCCGATTTCGGGATTGAGGAGAACGGCCGCATCGTGACATTGTTCGATTCGGTCGGCAGTTCCGCCAAGCCAAGTTCTCGTCTTAACAACTATGAGTACATGCACACTACAGCGATTGGGAAAGCTATTCTCGCCCGGTTGCCGGAGTCCCGCGTCAACGAGATCGTTGACCGGTGGGGGCTCCCAGAACTTACCGAGGAGACGATCACGTCGCGGTCGGAACTCAAAGCTGAACTTGACCGCATTCGGGAACGGGGTTATGCAATCAACGATCAAGAGTCGATACCGGGTAAGCGCGTCGCCGGTGTCATCGCCAAGGACCCTGACGGAAACATTATCGGGGGATTCACCATTTCCGGCCCAGCTTATCGGATTGAAGACACCGACCTCCATCAAGAATTCCCCGATATTCTGCAGCGAGTCGTGCCAGACTTCGAGAGGGAACTAGTCTCACAGGGGCTCCTGTAA
- a CDS encoding Na+/H+ antiporter NhaC family protein: MSYESLPVAALALAPPLLAISLAMYTRQVLVSLFAGVWIGALMIADWNPIAATALSMDWIVEVVRSPFDTKFLILIMFMGAGAAFIYKSGGIIALQNWIGHRVNTARDSQILTWLIGIFIFFDSYTSTIVTGNATRELSEENNTSREMHAYVLDSTTSPVTTFGPVSNWIGYQVSMIIVGFEAAQFTAEEVGITAFGLFLQSIPWNIYCFLAFFMVGFISITQRFYGPMLDAEWRSRAEKKTHRDDATPLSDITTDVGEPSEKNPTLINFFAPILTLLIVGIVSMWWLGGGHQPGVDVATAFQETDVALGLLYGSFAFMAVGMLGAVGFGTMDLEEASDTVINGFKTMMIAAAIIVLAWSIGHAAEQVGTAEYIVDMMVNSGVPGSFLPLIIFVAAMFIAFTTGTSWGTMAILTPLAIPLGYELVGLSILPVLMGVLFGGAIWGDHVSPISDTTVMSSIFAGSDHIDHVNTQVPFAMTAAGVTVIALLLYAVGLTSVMVLLPLSVVLTAIVIIALNKFDARRKNLPEIMPTAEAIDNGKVNVEGIENGERSAATRGNGTYDYLASIPLTAVGIVAAYLCLVFAFVTFGF, from the coding sequence ATGTCATACGAATCGCTTCCGGTTGCAGCATTGGCACTGGCACCGCCGCTTCTCGCAATTTCACTCGCGATGTATACGCGGCAAGTGCTCGTGTCGCTGTTCGCCGGGGTATGGATCGGTGCGTTGATGATCGCCGACTGGAATCCGATCGCAGCAACAGCGTTGTCAATGGACTGGATCGTCGAAGTCGTCAGATCACCATTTGACACCAAGTTTCTGATCTTGATTATGTTCATGGGCGCTGGTGCCGCGTTCATTTACAAATCAGGCGGAATCATCGCGCTCCAGAACTGGATCGGCCATCGGGTGAACACGGCACGGGACTCGCAGATCCTAACATGGCTCATTGGGATTTTCATTTTCTTCGACTCGTATACGAGTACAATCGTGACGGGCAACGCGACTCGAGAACTCTCCGAAGAGAACAACACATCTCGAGAGATGCACGCCTACGTGCTAGATTCGACGACCTCACCGGTGACGACGTTCGGTCCGGTATCGAACTGGATCGGATACCAGGTCTCGATGATTATCGTCGGCTTCGAGGCTGCGCAGTTTACCGCTGAGGAAGTCGGGATCACCGCGTTTGGGCTCTTCCTCCAGAGTATTCCGTGGAATATCTACTGTTTCCTAGCGTTCTTTATGGTTGGGTTTATTTCGATCACTCAGCGGTTCTATGGCCCTATGTTGGATGCCGAGTGGCGATCGCGAGCCGAAAAGAAGACCCACCGCGACGACGCGACGCCGCTGTCCGATATCACAACCGACGTCGGCGAACCAAGCGAAAAGAACCCTACCTTAATCAACTTCTTCGCTCCGATTCTAACACTGTTGATCGTGGGTATCGTCTCGATGTGGTGGCTTGGCGGCGGTCACCAGCCAGGTGTTGACGTCGCAACCGCGTTCCAAGAGACCGACGTCGCACTCGGTCTCTTGTACGGCTCGTTCGCGTTCATGGCCGTCGGGATGCTCGGTGCGGTTGGCTTCGGGACGATGGATTTAGAGGAAGCCAGCGACACCGTAATCAACGGGTTCAAGACGATGATGATCGCAGCTGCGATCATCGTCCTCGCCTGGAGCATCGGTCACGCCGCCGAACAGGTTGGGACAGCGGAGTATATCGTCGACATGATGGTCAACAGTGGCGTTCCCGGTTCGTTCCTACCGCTCATAATCTTCGTGGCTGCAATGTTCATCGCGTTCACTACAGGAACGTCCTGGGGCACTATGGCAATCCTAACCCCGCTTGCGATTCCGCTGGGATACGAACTGGTCGGTCTGTCGATCCTCCCAGTTCTGATGGGCGTCCTGTTCGGCGGCGCGATCTGGGGCGATCACGTCTCGCCGATTAGTGACACTACAGTCATGTCGTCAATCTTTGCTGGGTCCGACCACATTGACCACGTGAACACCCAGGTACCGTTTGCGATGACTGCAGCCGGCGTGACGGTTATTGCACTGCTTCTGTACGCGGTTGGACTTACCTCTGTGATGGTGTTGCTCCCACTGTCTGTCGTTCTCACCGCCATCGTTATTATCGCGCTGAACAAGTTCGACGCGCGCCGCAAGAACCTCCCAGAAATCATGCCGACGGCCGAAGCCATCGACAACGGCAAGGTCAACGTAGAAGGGATCGAAAACGGGGAGCGCTCCGCCGCGACACGTGGCAACGGGACGTATGACTACCTCGCGTCGATTCCACTCACTGCGGTTGGCATCGTCGCCGCATACCTCTGTTTGGTATTCGCGTTCGTGACCTTCGGGTTCTGA
- a CDS encoding asparaginase, which translates to MPTIHAIATGGTIACTSGPDGAVPTESVQELARSYSDVFEHVDVELDQLTQTPSSELTLEDLESLAHRIRTVANDVDGIVVFHGTDTIEETAYYLDLVLEKDVPVVLTGAQRAHDQVSPDGPANVRGALNAASHEYIRDGVYVFFNDLLHAARPVTKRHSSNPNAYDSGNYGPVAERTPDGFWFYRRPESLSRTIPTRELTATVTVVPTSTDTSGDRIRDAVDRGIDGIVVDALGLGNVPGNMAAAVKDAIEMGVTVVVTTRCRNGIVSDVYGSDGGGKTLKEAGAVFASNLSAHKARLKLLVALSTCDDDGDIRALFDPERYTGHGYIRTKHDV; encoded by the coding sequence ATGCCAACCATTCATGCCATCGCGACCGGTGGGACAATTGCGTGTACGTCGGGACCAGATGGAGCCGTTCCGACCGAATCGGTACAGGAACTTGCGCGATCCTATTCGGATGTTTTTGAGCACGTTGACGTCGAACTGGACCAGTTGACGCAGACTCCGAGTTCGGAACTGACGCTCGAAGATCTTGAGTCGCTGGCCCACCGAATTCGGACTGTGGCCAACGATGTAGACGGCATCGTCGTCTTCCATGGAACTGATACGATTGAGGAGACGGCTTATTATCTCGATCTCGTCCTAGAGAAGGACGTACCCGTCGTTCTCACGGGAGCCCAGCGAGCGCACGATCAAGTTAGTCCCGACGGACCGGCGAACGTCCGTGGCGCCCTCAATGCAGCGAGTCACGAGTACATCCGGGATGGAGTCTACGTCTTTTTTAATGATCTACTCCATGCAGCGCGACCGGTGACGAAGCGCCATAGCAGCAATCCCAACGCCTACGATTCGGGAAACTACGGGCCCGTCGCAGAACGGACACCGGACGGGTTCTGGTTCTACCGTCGTCCCGAAAGCCTATCGCGGACAATCCCCACTCGAGAACTGACGGCGACTGTCACTGTCGTCCCGACGTCGACGGACACGAGCGGCGATAGAATTCGAGATGCGGTCGATCGTGGCATTGACGGCATTGTCGTTGACGCACTCGGACTGGGAAACGTCCCGGGAAATATGGCTGCCGCCGTCAAAGATGCAATCGAAATGGGCGTTACAGTTGTCGTTACGACGCGGTGCCGGAACGGTATCGTCTCCGATGTCTACGGCTCCGACGGCGGTGGGAAGACGCTCAAAGAGGCGGGCGCCGTATTCGCATCCAACCTCTCAGCCCACAAAGCTCGACTTAAACTCCTCGTCGCACTATCAACGTGTGATGACGACGGAGACATCCGTGCGCTGTTCGATCCTGAACGGTATACCGGGCATGGATACATACGGACCAAACATGACGTATGA
- a CDS encoding tyrosine-type recombinase/integrase, with product MDPSNSAATPGGHPLETTIDDFLESGNKAGNYRDALERVLTQWRQRLEQRDIETVEEIDKRTMASYAQYLSRRVDAGKSRTVDGGITAATAWTYYDYVSSYLSYCVRWDYLEENPAQKGIALDELPPRPTNKSGDQQFWSVDDRQALLRYVDDRAHRAVDERGTGALEELRDRALSYVLAYSGVRGGEILADPRDERRNGLRWQDVDLENNQLLVLGKNQQFEEAQLPAQCHGPLERLETALEPSSPEWPVFVTSHAPSLYGVLPDDVDPSAGEPLELCRSHDIVPPSLSTNGGRSVLKRLCDEVDLEVDGEYLKPHGARRGVGEAVYRERGPAAAQRALRHADPRTTSEMYAHIEASELAEEVGDVFENE from the coding sequence ATGGATCCGAGCAATTCGGCGGCTACGCCCGGAGGACACCCGCTCGAGACCACCATCGACGACTTTCTCGAGTCGGGCAACAAGGCTGGCAACTATCGCGACGCACTCGAGCGCGTCCTCACCCAGTGGCGACAGCGACTCGAGCAACGCGACATCGAAACGGTCGAAGAGATCGACAAGCGAACGATGGCGAGCTACGCGCAGTATCTCTCCCGGCGCGTTGACGCCGGGAAAAGCCGAACTGTCGACGGCGGCATTACTGCAGCCACCGCCTGGACCTACTACGACTACGTCTCGTCGTACCTGTCGTACTGCGTCCGGTGGGACTACCTCGAGGAAAACCCCGCACAAAAAGGGATCGCGCTCGACGAACTCCCCCCGCGGCCGACGAACAAAAGCGGCGACCAGCAGTTCTGGTCGGTCGACGATCGACAGGCGTTGCTTCGCTACGTCGACGACCGTGCACATCGGGCCGTCGACGAACGAGGCACTGGTGCACTCGAGGAACTTCGCGATCGCGCGCTCAGCTACGTACTGGCGTACTCCGGCGTTCGCGGCGGAGAGATCCTCGCAGATCCACGTGATGAGCGGCGTAACGGCCTCCGCTGGCAGGACGTCGACCTCGAGAACAATCAACTGCTCGTCCTCGGGAAGAACCAGCAGTTCGAAGAAGCACAGCTCCCTGCACAGTGTCACGGCCCGCTCGAGCGCCTCGAAACAGCGCTCGAGCCATCGTCGCCGGAGTGGCCAGTGTTCGTGACGAGTCATGCCCCCTCGCTCTATGGTGTGTTGCCTGATGACGTCGATCCGTCCGCAGGCGAGCCACTCGAGTTGTGTCGCAGCCACGACATCGTGCCGCCGTCACTCTCGACGAACGGTGGGCGGTCGGTCCTGAAGCGACTCTGTGACGAGGTCGACCTCGAGGTCGACGGCGAGTATCTAAAACCCCACGGCGCGCGCCGTGGCGTCGGCGAAGCGGTCTATCGTGAACGCGGACCGGCGGCAGCCCAGCGAGCACTTCGCCACGCTGATCCGCGGACCACGTCGGAAATGTATGCCCACATCGAAGCGAGCGAACTCGCAGAAGAGGTTGGAGACGTCTTCGAAAACGAATGA
- a CDS encoding inositol monophosphatase family protein, translated as MSRPESDSETERSIISNARRRFLKTTGVAGAALGAGAIGANTAFGDSHNGDDEEEEGIVKDLEGQLPIDDRYLRIAVKAAGQAAQLHQNYFGSIEQSEEKDPQNLLTEVDTEAETLLRETIENELGDDFEEEGHAIYGEEQGGGEGEYNYLWMLDPLDGTTNFIQEIPHFGVNIAVIKNDGEEDETDAEYPGELYAGVTYYSLRDEVWVAVKDKGAYKFESDGFDLVDEDSEPEQLIVTETDTFSDALHGVGFYSKDTADDFGYMGLWRYLFADSIGTRLSGAAAPDIAFVADGQFDTCSVADLKEVDVAPGALIVREAGGTVTDFEGNDDLDSILSGDLVATNSTLHENYLNLYDAAGKDWLTTPVDALIGKVDEILDRSER; from the coding sequence ATGTCACGACCTGAAAGCGACTCCGAAACGGAGCGCAGCATTATAAGCAATGCTCGTCGCCGGTTCCTCAAGACAACTGGAGTGGCGGGAGCGGCCCTCGGCGCCGGAGCAATAGGAGCTAATACCGCCTTCGGCGATTCACACAACGGCGATGACGAGGAAGAGGAAGGAATCGTCAAAGATCTTGAGGGGCAGCTGCCAATTGATGACCGATATCTTCGGATTGCCGTCAAAGCAGCGGGCCAAGCGGCACAACTCCATCAAAATTACTTTGGTTCCATCGAACAGTCAGAGGAAAAAGACCCTCAGAATCTTCTTACAGAGGTTGACACGGAAGCGGAAACACTCCTTCGCGAGACCATTGAAAACGAACTCGGTGATGACTTCGAAGAGGAAGGCCACGCCATATATGGCGAAGAGCAAGGCGGCGGTGAGGGAGAGTACAATTATCTCTGGATGCTTGATCCCCTCGACGGGACGACGAACTTTATCCAAGAGATTCCACATTTCGGTGTCAACATCGCTGTCATAAAAAATGATGGCGAGGAAGATGAAACCGATGCAGAGTATCCCGGAGAGCTGTATGCTGGTGTAACGTACTATTCGCTTCGAGACGAGGTTTGGGTGGCCGTCAAAGACAAAGGTGCGTACAAATTTGAGAGTGATGGCTTTGACCTTGTAGATGAGGATTCTGAGCCAGAACAACTCATAGTCACTGAGACAGACACCTTCTCAGATGCGCTTCACGGGGTCGGGTTCTATAGCAAAGACACTGCCGACGATTTCGGTTATATGGGTCTCTGGAGATACCTCTTTGCGGACTCGATAGGGACACGACTGAGCGGAGCGGCCGCACCGGATATCGCGTTTGTTGCCGATGGCCAGTTTGACACATGCTCCGTTGCTGATCTCAAGGAAGTAGACGTCGCACCTGGAGCATTGATCGTCCGAGAGGCGGGCGGAACAGTAACCGACTTTGAGGGTAACGATGACCTTGATTCTATCCTCTCTGGAGATCTCGTCGCTACAAATAGTACACTCCACGAAAATTATCTGAACCTCTACGATGCAGCTGGAAAAGACTGGCTCACCACGCCCGTCGACGCATTGATTGGAAAGGTTGATGAAATTCTAGATAGATCTGAGAGGTGA
- a CDS encoding threonine synthase, whose product MSLPTVCYRCKRRYRDDYRARCACGEPVWFDHESTAFDLSSHRDETGMWRHAELLPIDVPDGIATAAGDTPLIRSRRLDEVAGCRVYVKDEGENPTGSYKDRGSAVAVPQAIQQGTDVVGTVSYGNMALSTAAHAASLGCECVVLVPADISPGRLELIAQYGPTILRVEGDYSKLYDEALQLTRDLPISFLLSDAPGRISGYKTALFEIYDSLYPEIPDAIALPASSGGFASGVWRGILDLQHAGVIDSPPRLYLIQTAASDPITRAYTADQDEVSALAPDAVGETIAHSIGNPDPPSGTRALTAVGETGGAVCSVTDDEIRDATRQFAQRGGFCVEPASATPLAGVRHLTRRGEIDEDETVVLLPTGTGFKELGTGTASIQTETVSRTALSSRLESLLSS is encoded by the coding sequence ATGAGTCTACCGACAGTCTGCTACCGGTGCAAGCGGCGGTATCGGGACGATTATCGGGCACGATGTGCGTGTGGCGAACCGGTCTGGTTCGATCACGAGTCGACGGCGTTCGATCTCTCGAGTCACCGGGACGAGACGGGAATGTGGCGGCACGCGGAACTCCTGCCGATCGACGTACCTGACGGAATCGCCACTGCCGCTGGAGACACGCCGCTGATCCGAAGCCGACGACTGGATGAGGTCGCCGGCTGCCGCGTGTACGTCAAAGACGAGGGAGAAAACCCGACCGGCTCGTACAAAGATCGCGGGAGTGCCGTCGCCGTCCCCCAGGCGATTCAGCAGGGCACCGACGTCGTCGGGACGGTCTCCTACGGTAATATGGCGCTGAGTACCGCGGCCCACGCCGCTAGCCTCGGCTGTGAGTGTGTCGTCCTCGTCCCAGCCGACATTTCGCCGGGTCGGCTGGAACTCATCGCCCAGTACGGGCCGACGATTCTACGCGTCGAGGGGGACTACAGCAAGCTGTACGACGAGGCACTGCAACTGACTCGCGACCTACCGATCTCGTTTCTGCTCAGTGACGCTCCGGGACGGATTAGCGGCTACAAAACCGCACTGTTCGAGATTTACGACTCGTTGTATCCCGAGATCCCCGACGCGATTGCCCTTCCCGCGAGCTCGGGCGGGTTCGCCAGCGGCGTCTGGCGGGGCATTTTGGACCTTCAACACGCCGGTGTGATCGACTCTCCACCACGACTGTATCTGATCCAGACGGCCGCCTCGGATCCGATTACCCGCGCGTACACAGCTGATCAGGACGAGGTTTCGGCGCTCGCACCCGACGCCGTCGGGGAGACGATCGCCCACTCGATCGGGAACCCCGACCCACCCAGCGGTACCCGGGCGCTGACCGCAGTCGGGGAGACGGGCGGCGCAGTGTGTTCGGTCACCGACGACGAGATCCGAGACGCAACACGGCAGTTCGCGCAGCGCGGTGGCTTCTGTGTCGAACCGGCGTCGGCGACGCCGCTTGCAGGCGTCCGCCACCTCACTCGCCGTGGCGAGATTGACGAGGACGAGACAGTCGTACTCCTGCCGACCGGAACCGGATTCAAGGAGTTGGGTACCGGAACGGCGTCCATCCAGACTGAGACCGTCTCCCGAACCGCGCTGTCGTCGCGCCTCGAGTCGCTGCTCTCGAGTTGA
- a CDS encoding HEAT repeat domain-containing protein codes for MDNSTQPPSIDRLEALLDSGAVEEAETCLERFGTHDIETRKTVLQTLRRLAEQQPAALEPVLETLTRFLTDEERSIRLTTAKLFVELAEAEPDSVSSAVSPLADRLADENEFYYVRARSAEALGYVALERPEVASPEVLADLRIGLSFDEPEVREKLAKALECVALGNPDRLRHHVTSVSERLADPNELVRYHLCTTLVAIGCAYPDALSEGVTALTDRLDDESPYVRGRAAEAFGLLARSDSDVSIPDVNSAADDDAEQFLIDRVRFAIDGGPVDPAPEEVGTIESIRERTDDVVREIASPPSNECPHCGLSLSEAGPPMCPRCGGPR; via the coding sequence ATGGACAATTCGACACAGCCACCGTCGATCGACCGACTTGAGGCCCTCCTCGATAGCGGCGCCGTCGAGGAAGCTGAGACGTGTCTCGAGCGATTCGGAACGCACGACATCGAGACGAGAAAAACAGTGCTGCAGACGCTACGACGGCTCGCCGAACAGCAACCAGCTGCACTCGAGCCCGTACTCGAGACGCTCACGCGGTTTCTTACCGACGAGGAGCGATCGATCCGTCTAACGACCGCAAAACTGTTCGTCGAACTCGCCGAGGCTGAACCGGATTCGGTCTCGTCGGCCGTCTCACCGCTTGCCGACCGATTGGCCGACGAGAACGAGTTCTACTACGTGCGCGCCCGGTCGGCGGAGGCACTCGGTTACGTGGCACTGGAACGGCCAGAGGTCGCCTCACCCGAGGTGCTCGCGGACCTGCGAATCGGCCTGTCGTTCGACGAACCAGAAGTAAGAGAGAAGTTGGCAAAAGCGCTCGAGTGCGTGGCGCTTGGCAATCCAGATCGCCTTCGCCATCACGTGACGTCCGTGAGCGAACGGCTGGCTGACCCGAACGAACTCGTGCGGTATCACCTCTGTACGACGCTCGTCGCGATCGGCTGTGCGTATCCGGACGCGTTGTCCGAGGGCGTCACTGCCTTGACCGATCGGTTGGACGACGAGAGTCCCTACGTGCGGGGACGAGCAGCCGAGGCGTTCGGCTTGCTCGCCCGATCGGACTCGGACGTGTCGATACCGGATGTGAATTCGGCCGCGGACGACGATGCCGAACAGTTTCTCATTGACAGAGTCCGCTTTGCGATCGACGGAGGGCCGGTAGATCCCGCTCCTGAGGAAGTCGGGACGATCGAGTCGATCCGCGAACGAACTGACGACGTTGTCAGGGAGATCGCTTCTCCCCCCAGCAACGAGTGTCCTCACTGCGGACTCTCTCTTTCCGAAGCGGGACCACCGATGTGTCCGCGATGCGGTGGTCCTCGCTAA
- a CDS encoding ABC transporter substrate-binding protein, which produces MVDKFGEIEATTRRRYLKHGGTLIGSVALAGCSDLLDEEGEKATESTGGAYEACLFPVGCREFERVPESVTTYNMGWADMVISLGHGEKLRTNRIDAPELFYEPFGLDLDPDWPALWQSSGYSKEVFYELDPDAFLLDPNMVEAWDDNWDESDTEEIESNVAPFFGCHNRRTESDWQHDMGYPENAPSMLETLEILGTVFDERERADAWLTLHEAVQSEVQPRVPPTEDRPSVALINSGSEPQKGTFYVLDLDDPGYEKKSYRDLGAVNAFEGVETGQHGETDYETMLSVDPDIICVHWGITTGSTTFDGDGAFDSEAFREQFIAPMENDPTGCRLTAVQNGRVYPGAEGEQGPLVNLLNTEVTARSLYPGEFGALDLDAPLEVPEEEQLFDRQRIADIINGDS; this is translated from the coding sequence ATGGTCGACAAGTTTGGGGAAATCGAAGCAACAACTCGGCGAAGATATCTGAAACACGGTGGGACACTCATCGGCAGTGTGGCATTAGCTGGGTGTTCGGACTTGCTCGATGAGGAGGGTGAGAAAGCAACAGAGTCGACAGGAGGCGCCTACGAGGCGTGTCTCTTCCCGGTCGGCTGTCGGGAATTCGAGCGCGTACCCGAGTCCGTTACGACCTACAACATGGGGTGGGCAGATATGGTCATCTCCCTCGGCCACGGCGAGAAACTGCGAACGAACCGGATCGATGCGCCGGAACTGTTCTACGAACCGTTCGGCCTTGACCTCGATCCCGACTGGCCGGCACTGTGGCAAAGCAGCGGGTACTCAAAGGAGGTGTTCTACGAACTCGATCCGGATGCCTTCCTTCTCGACCCAAATATGGTCGAGGCCTGGGATGATAACTGGGACGAGTCTGACACCGAGGAGATCGAGTCGAACGTCGCCCCGTTTTTCGGCTGTCACAACCGCCGGACGGAATCCGACTGGCAACACGACATGGGCTACCCCGAGAACGCGCCATCGATGCTCGAGACGCTGGAAATACTGGGGACAGTTTTCGACGAACGCGAGCGTGCCGACGCGTGGCTCACCCTCCACGAAGCGGTCCAATCAGAGGTCCAACCCCGCGTGCCGCCCACAGAGGACCGTCCCTCGGTAGCGTTGATTAACAGCGGTTCCGAGCCGCAGAAAGGGACATTTTACGTACTCGACCTCGACGACCCCGGTTACGAGAAAAAATCCTACCGTGACCTCGGTGCGGTCAACGCCTTCGAAGGCGTCGAGACCGGACAGCACGGTGAGACGGACTACGAGACGATGCTTTCGGTCGATCCGGACATCATCTGCGTTCACTGGGGGATCACCACAGGCTCGACGACGTTCGATGGCGACGGTGCATTCGATTCTGAGGCGTTCCGTGAACAGTTTATTGCCCCGATGGAGAACGATCCGACTGGATGCCGATTGACGGCGGTACAGAACGGTCGCGTCTACCCTGGTGCTGAAGGCGAACAGGGACCGCTCGTCAACCTCTTAAACACCGAGGTAACCGCCCGATCACTGTATCCCGGGGAGTTCGGTGCACTCGATCTCGATGCACCGCTCGAGGTTCCGGAAGAGGAACAGCTGTTCGACCGTCAGCGGATCGCGGACATAATCAACGGAGACAGCTAA